The following coding sequences are from one Paenibacillus stellifer window:
- a CDS encoding N-acetylmuramoyl-L-alanine amidase family protein, whose translation MRSGTSGMKRTRRLAALLAGALLCGSGGPGYAAPAEAEPDRHTILGHSHRLVLIDAGHGGIDGGTSHGNILEKDLTLAISRKLFLELRSDGFDAALNRFGDYAPSEENMWLRSRSRHLKDLAQRKELAETLDAAVVVSVHINWAASPAKHGPVVLYRQEGRSYMLAKAIQDRLNGLYGTKTEVRPGKPFYLLNKITAPTVIVEAGFISSPVDRAKLTVPQGQENIAEAISEGIAAYLMEV comes from the coding sequence ATGAGAAGTGGCACGAGCGGAATGAAGAGAACAAGACGGCTGGCGGCGCTGCTTGCCGGAGCGCTGCTGTGCGGCAGTGGCGGTCCGGGCTACGCCGCTCCCGCTGAGGCCGAGCCGGACCGCCATACCATTCTCGGTCATAGCCACCGCCTGGTGCTGATCGACGCCGGTCACGGCGGTATCGACGGGGGCACCTCGCATGGCAACATTCTTGAGAAGGACCTGACGCTTGCGATCTCCCGCAAGCTGTTCCTGGAGCTGCGCTCGGACGGCTTCGATGCGGCGCTTAACCGCTTCGGCGATTATGCGCCGAGCGAAGAGAACATGTGGCTTAGATCCCGATCGCGCCATCTCAAAGATCTCGCCCAGCGCAAGGAGCTGGCCGAGACGCTCGACGCAGCGGTTGTGGTCAGCGTACATATCAACTGGGCTGCCTCGCCTGCCAAGCACGGCCCTGTCGTTCTGTACCGCCAGGAAGGACGCAGCTACATGCTGGCGAAAGCCATTCAGGACCGGCTGAATGGTCTGTACGGTACGAAGACGGAGGTCCGGCCCGGCAAGCCATTCTATCTCCTGAACAAAATAACCGCCCCCACGGTCATCGTGGAAGCGGGCTTTATCAGCAGTCCCGTGGACCGCGCGAAGCTGACCGTTCCGCAGGGCCAAGAGAACATCGCCGAAGCGATCTCGGAGGGCATTGCGGCTTATCTTATGGAAGTGTAA
- a CDS encoding divergent polysaccharide deacetylase family protein, which yields MRRLNFWRRRQFTGAKDLAMVFAIAGLMFAGVPEPAVASNAPGQAAGAGGNGGYASEHQMPKVAVIIDDFGNNMKGTEEALSLPIKLTVAVMPFLPTSKEDALEAHKRGHDVLVHLPMEPRHGKPQWLGPGAVLSSLSNEEIHKRVEAAVDAVPYAVGINNHMGSRITGDERIMRVVLGVCKKRGLFFVDSKTNYHSIVGQTAQQMGLPRVENHIFLDDIHTSSHVARQLKLAAQLASEQNYCITIGHVGVHGKETAAGIRSGLPDLKNRVQFVGISDLVKEKWKWSPLLTLP from the coding sequence ATGAGGAGATTAAATTTCTGGCGCCGTCGTCAATTCACTGGCGCTAAAGATTTAGCCATGGTATTTGCAATTGCCGGTCTGATGTTTGCCGGTGTGCCGGAACCGGCCGTGGCGTCGAATGCTCCGGGGCAAGCTGCTGGGGCGGGAGGCAATGGAGGTTATGCATCGGAGCATCAAATGCCAAAGGTTGCTGTTATCATCGATGATTTTGGCAACAACATGAAGGGAACGGAGGAGGCGCTGTCGCTGCCGATCAAACTGACTGTAGCGGTCATGCCTTTTCTGCCGACCTCCAAGGAGGATGCGCTCGAAGCGCATAAGCGGGGCCATGATGTCTTGGTCCATCTGCCGATGGAACCTCGTCACGGGAAACCGCAGTGGCTCGGGCCGGGCGCAGTGTTGTCGTCGCTGAGCAACGAGGAAATTCACAAGCGGGTAGAGGCGGCAGTGGATGCCGTACCTTACGCGGTCGGAATCAACAATCATATGGGCTCCAGAATTACAGGAGACGAGCGAATTATGCGCGTGGTGCTTGGCGTCTGCAAGAAAAGGGGACTTTTCTTTGTGGACAGCAAGACGAATTACCACTCCATCGTCGGCCAGACGGCACAGCAAATGGGGCTGCCTCGGGTAGAAAATCATATTTTTCTTGACGACATCCATACGTCAAGCCATGTCGCCCGGCAGTTGAAACTGGCCGCTCAGCTCGCTTCGGAGCAGAACTACTGCATTACGATCGGCCATGTCGGCGTGCATGGTAAAGAAACCGCCGCGGGAATACGCAGCGGTCTCCCGGATTTGAAGAACCGGGTTCAGTTCGTCGGGATTTCCGATCTTGTCAAAGAAAAATGGAAATGGAGTCCCCTGCTTACACTTCCATAA
- a CDS encoding YqzE family protein, with protein sequence MASDGEELVKYITERVVGYMESPREDRHRGRGGRQSWSQRWFGMVPLGLSIWRSGRRQKGGSDRKE encoded by the coding sequence TTGGCCTCTGACGGAGAAGAACTGGTCAAGTACATTACGGAGAGAGTAGTCGGATATATGGAGAGTCCGCGGGAGGATCGCCACCGCGGCCGCGGCGGCAGACAATCCTGGAGCCAGCGTTGGTTCGGCATGGTTCCGCTTGGGCTATCCATCTGGAGAAGCGGCAGACGGCAAAAAGGCGGCAGTGATCGTAAAGAATAG
- a CDS encoding YqhG family protein, which translates to MTLTPKQVQSQVMEYLMATDCQIIEKSPVHVTVKLSPRADRMLTDRPYYWGFVERTGAEPETLSFTFVFDPETYDAVPGPRSAGGRAGGPGGAGTPHGTGGPGSPAPVPGPQAAGGRNPVAGFPAPGVPAAPGPGGAGSPPGADRAGAPAPQPGTAPGVSAAQQAELPAGVSLSGNTLAGTPQEGILSRYFGVAPLLPRLGPGLIRREDVVFGSKRLRQIWAAARSEGRCLYLFEEPGAVQRRTIFPAAYEPWLAVCFKIELSCDLKREELHFIGVSLLSGEIRERFEHTLEEIPMTPRVPENIHVQPSELTLDEGAQLLERHITAGLAVQDYSWAMEARKRLDAELQIIDAYYQELIRETDEERRGQVEEQYQSRRRETSWQYKPHIAVSPVVYGLFHLRSRPQG; encoded by the coding sequence ATGACGTTAACACCGAAGCAGGTCCAGAGCCAGGTGATGGAATATTTAATGGCGACCGACTGCCAGATTATCGAAAAATCGCCGGTCCATGTTACGGTCAAGCTGTCACCCCGCGCAGACCGGATGCTGACCGACCGGCCCTATTACTGGGGGTTCGTGGAGCGTACCGGCGCGGAGCCGGAAACGCTGTCCTTCACGTTCGTCTTCGATCCGGAGACGTACGATGCCGTCCCCGGGCCGCGCAGTGCGGGGGGCCGCGCGGGAGGCCCGGGCGGCGCGGGAACGCCGCATGGCACAGGCGGCCCGGGCAGCCCGGCACCGGTGCCCGGGCCGCAGGCTGCGGGCGGGCGTAACCCCGTAGCCGGTTTTCCGGCCCCGGGAGTGCCGGCCGCACCGGGGCCGGGCGGTGCCGGCTCCCCGCCCGGCGCTGATCGCGCAGGCGCTCCCGCGCCTCAGCCGGGCACTGCGCCCGGTGTCTCCGCCGCTCAGCAGGCGGAGCTTCCTGCCGGCGTATCCCTGAGCGGGAACACGCTGGCAGGAACACCGCAGGAGGGCATCCTGTCCCGCTACTTCGGCGTCGCCCCCCTCCTGCCCAGGCTCGGTCCCGGCCTCATCCGCCGGGAGGATGTCGTCTTCGGCAGCAAGCGCCTCCGGCAGATTTGGGCAGCGGCCCGAAGCGAGGGCCGCTGCCTCTATCTCTTCGAGGAGCCGGGCGCCGTCCAGCGGCGCACGATCTTCCCGGCGGCCTATGAGCCCTGGCTCGCCGTCTGCTTCAAAATCGAGCTGAGCTGCGATTTGAAGCGGGAGGAGCTGCATTTCATCGGCGTGTCGCTGCTGAGCGGCGAAATCCGCGAACGCTTCGAGCACACGCTGGAAGAGATCCCGATGACTCCGCGCGTTCCGGAGAACATTCATGTTCAGCCGTCCGAGCTTACGCTGGACGAAGGGGCACAGCTGCTTGAACGGCATATCACCGCAGGGCTGGCGGTCCAGGATTACAGCTGGGCGATGGAAGCCCGTAAGCGTCTGGACGCTGAGCTTCAAATCATCGACGCCTATTATCAGGAGCTGATCCGGGAGACAGACGAGGAGCGGCGCGGGCAGGTTGAGGAGCAGTATCAAAGCCGCAGACGGGAGACCAGCTGGCAGTACAAACCCCATATTGCCGTGTCGCCCGTTGTCTATGGTTTGTTCCATCTTCGAAGCCGGCCGCAGGGCTGA
- a CDS encoding MFS transporter, translated as MKKILSLYFLIMFIIGTDTFLTSPLLPTLRHEFNISVEASGWLVGAYALGFALFALIAGPISDSLNRKKVMLFGILGFAVSTFLCGFASGFWTMFLFRALAGIFAAFTSPQVWATIPILVPPQKIMRSMGIATAGLAVSQTLGVPIGTYLAVHSWKTPFYIIGGCAFLLFLLIIFIVPDIKPAISGKQPSIVSRYVTLLHGGKAKQSFLAYFVFQSGNFAVFSFLGTWLADKFDLTVSEIGNVLIFMGLGNIIGSFFGSNVVAKLGKRATLLSGIAIMGALYLLLNLTTSTPLVKVSYFLLYIIAGTIFPIMMALLQTLSTTARGTIAALSNATMYAATTFGTYLAGILYAQWNGFISVTIFTAICYALSIFLWARSGVANAENPKLATAAASGSSTAAVAAAPAESKTVPLNKE; from the coding sequence ATGAAAAAAATATTAAGCTTGTATTTCTTGATTATGTTCATTATCGGAACGGACACGTTCTTGACTTCGCCGCTATTACCGACGTTACGGCATGAATTCAATATTAGCGTCGAGGCATCAGGGTGGTTGGTGGGGGCGTATGCCCTGGGATTCGCGTTGTTCGCACTTATTGCTGGGCCCATCTCGGACAGCTTGAACCGAAAGAAAGTGATGCTGTTCGGCATTCTTGGATTTGCGGTTTCCACTTTCCTGTGCGGATTTGCCAGTGGTTTCTGGACGATGTTTTTATTCCGAGCCTTGGCGGGCATCTTCGCCGCTTTCACGTCTCCGCAGGTTTGGGCAACGATCCCGATCCTAGTCCCGCCGCAGAAAATTATGAGATCCATGGGAATCGCAACGGCCGGTCTTGCGGTGTCGCAAACCTTGGGAGTGCCAATCGGCACCTATTTGGCCGTTCATTCTTGGAAAACGCCGTTCTACATCATTGGAGGCTGTGCTTTCCTGCTGTTCCTTCTGATTATATTCATCGTACCGGACATCAAGCCGGCGATCTCAGGCAAGCAGCCTTCCATTGTCAGTCGTTATGTTACACTGCTGCATGGAGGGAAAGCGAAGCAGTCCTTCCTGGCCTACTTTGTATTCCAGTCAGGCAACTTCGCCGTATTCAGCTTTCTCGGAACCTGGCTAGCCGACAAATTTGACCTGACCGTTTCGGAAATCGGCAATGTGCTGATTTTCATGGGTCTGGGCAACATCATCGGCAGCTTCTTTGGCAGCAACGTCGTTGCAAAGCTCGGCAAGCGGGCCACGCTGCTGTCTGGGATCGCGATTATGGGGGCGTTGTATCTTTTGCTTAACTTGACAACTTCCACACCGCTGGTAAAAGTCTCCTATTTCCTCTTGTACATTATCGCCGGAACGATATTCCCGATCATGATGGCGCTGTTGCAGACGTTGTCTACTACAGCGAGAGGGACAATTGCCGCTCTATCTAACGCAACGATGTATGCCGCAACAACATTTGGCACTTACCTTGCAGGCATCCTCTATGCACAATGGAATGGATTCATCAGCGTAACCATCTTTACTGCGATTTGCTATGCACTGTCCATTTTCCTGTGGGCAAGAAGCGGAGTGGCAAACGCCGAAAATCCAAAGCTCGCTACGGCGGCGGCATCGGGCTCGTCGACAGCGGCAGTTGCAGCCGCACCTGCGGAGTCGAAGACGGTTCCGCTGAACAAAGAATAA
- a CDS encoding adenosylcobalamin-dependent ribonucleoside-diphosphate reductase has translation MSTVEHSQRLEGLSEKIFLDRYAWKDADTNNAKVGDVVLVLTKDDPKFPTKEVGEIVEREGRIVTVKTRRGELVKSDVEKLTLNIEKTPEEMWDRLAGAMASVEKSPELQRQWQDKFRSILDDWKLVPGGRIAAGAGASDELTLFNCYVIPSPKDSRGGIMETLSEMTEIMARGGGVGINLSSLRPRRAVVKGVNGSSSGAVSWGGLFSYTTGLIEQGGSRRGALMLMINDWHPDVLDFITVKQTMGQVTNANLSVCVSNSFMKAVKEDLDWELVFPDTTYPDYNEVWDGDLDKWKEAGRKVNHYRTVKAREIWHTIIESAWKSAEPGVVFMEYYNQMSNSWYFNPIICTNPCGEQGLPGWGVCNLSAINLSKFYDAENHDVAWDDLGTTTRYSVRFLDNVIDKTPYHFPENEANQKKERRVGLGTMGLAELMIKLNIRYGSPESLEFLDKLYGFMAREAYLASAGIAAEKGSFEAFDTEKYLLSGFMKNITEVYPEVGEAITKNGMRNVTVITQAPTGSTGTMVGTSTGIEPYFAFKYFRQSRLGFDEQFVPIAQEYLEAHPGEELPDYFVTSMDLSAKDHIRVQAAIQRWVDSSISKTANCPNDFTIEETKELYELAFDLGCKGVTIYRDGSRDTQVLQTEKKEDKKDAPLKESAEPSDQAEEAAAPQAAAPAPATALAAPATPVVQPSGSVVDKQYKKRPQVLRGATYKINTPFGMAYITINDLDGTPAEIFLNVGKAGSDVFAMAEALGRVCSLFLRYGDHGEKVELLIKHLKGIGGSGAIGFGANRVESIADAVAKALETHVQNNAHEEHVSAPIAATLAVEDFESALNAELQASGASAATAAADHGHGGHVHSHSSSESRDLCPSCGSASLINIEGCKTCSNCGYSRCG, from the coding sequence TTGAGTACAGTGGAACACAGTCAGCGGCTGGAAGGCTTGAGCGAAAAAATCTTTTTGGACCGATATGCCTGGAAAGATGCCGACACGAATAACGCCAAAGTGGGAGATGTGGTTCTCGTTCTGACGAAGGACGACCCCAAATTCCCGACCAAGGAAGTCGGCGAGATCGTCGAGCGCGAGGGCCGGATCGTGACGGTGAAGACCCGCCGCGGCGAGCTCGTGAAGTCCGATGTGGAGAAGCTGACGCTTAATATTGAGAAGACCCCTGAAGAAATGTGGGACCGTCTCGCCGGAGCGATGGCTTCGGTTGAGAAGTCGCCGGAGCTGCAGCGCCAATGGCAGGACAAATTCCGCAGCATTCTGGATGACTGGAAGCTGGTTCCGGGCGGCCGGATTGCGGCAGGCGCGGGTGCCAGCGATGAGCTTACGCTGTTCAACTGCTATGTCATTCCTTCGCCGAAGGACAGCCGCGGCGGCATCATGGAGACGCTGTCCGAAATGACCGAGATTATGGCCCGCGGCGGCGGCGTCGGTATCAATCTGTCGTCCCTTCGTCCGCGCAGAGCGGTCGTTAAGGGCGTGAACGGTTCCTCCAGCGGCGCCGTGTCCTGGGGCGGCCTGTTCAGCTACACGACCGGTCTGATCGAGCAGGGCGGAAGCCGCCGGGGCGCGCTCATGCTCATGATCAACGACTGGCATCCGGACGTGCTCGACTTCATCACCGTCAAGCAGACGATGGGCCAGGTGACGAACGCCAATCTGTCGGTATGCGTGAGCAACAGCTTCATGAAAGCCGTCAAGGAAGACCTCGACTGGGAGCTTGTGTTCCCGGATACGACCTATCCTGACTACAATGAAGTATGGGACGGCGATCTCGACAAGTGGAAAGAGGCCGGCCGCAAGGTGAACCATTATCGCACGGTCAAAGCCCGCGAAATCTGGCATACGATCATCGAATCCGCATGGAAATCGGCGGAGCCGGGCGTCGTCTTCATGGAATACTATAACCAGATGTCCAACAGCTGGTACTTCAACCCAATTATCTGCACGAATCCTTGCGGCGAGCAGGGGCTGCCTGGCTGGGGCGTCTGCAACCTGTCGGCCATCAACCTTTCCAAGTTCTATGACGCGGAGAACCATGATGTCGCCTGGGACGATCTGGGCACGACAACCCGCTATTCGGTGCGCTTCCTCGATAATGTTATCGACAAGACACCGTACCATTTCCCGGAGAACGAAGCTAACCAGAAGAAGGAACGCCGCGTTGGTCTCGGAACGATGGGTCTCGCCGAGCTGATGATCAAGCTGAACATCCGCTACGGCAGCCCGGAATCGCTGGAATTCCTGGACAAGTTGTACGGCTTCATGGCCCGTGAGGCGTATTTGGCTTCCGCCGGAATTGCGGCCGAGAAGGGTTCCTTCGAAGCGTTCGACACTGAGAAATATTTGCTGAGCGGCTTCATGAAAAATATCACTGAGGTATATCCGGAAGTTGGCGAAGCCATCACGAAGAACGGCATGCGCAACGTTACTGTTATTACCCAGGCTCCGACAGGCAGCACAGGTACAATGGTCGGCACTTCGACCGGTATTGAGCCGTACTTTGCGTTTAAATATTTCCGCCAGAGCCGTCTCGGCTTCGACGAGCAGTTCGTGCCGATCGCCCAGGAATATCTGGAAGCCCATCCGGGCGAAGAGCTGCCGGATTATTTCGTAACCTCGATGGATCTGTCCGCGAAGGATCATATCCGTGTGCAGGCGGCGATTCAGCGCTGGGTGGACAGCTCGATCTCCAAGACGGCCAACTGCCCGAACGACTTCACGATTGAAGAGACAAAAGAGCTGTATGAGCTCGCATTCGACCTCGGCTGCAAAGGCGTCACGATCTACCGCGACGGCAGCCGTGACACGCAGGTTCTGCAGACCGAGAAGAAGGAAGATAAGAAGGACGCTCCGCTGAAGGAAAGTGCTGAACCGTCTGATCAGGCTGAAGAGGCAGCTGCACCTCAAGCGGCCGCACCGGCTCCAGCCACAGCACTGGCTGCACCTGCCACACCTGTCGTACAGCCGTCCGGCAGCGTCGTCGACAAGCAGTACAAGAAGCGCCCGCAGGTTCTGCGCGGCGCTACCTATAAGATCAACACGCCGTTTGGCATGGCGTACATCACGATCAACGACCTGGACGGCACGCCGGCTGAAATCTTCCTGAATGTCGGCAAAGCCGGCTCGGACGTGTTCGCCATGGCGGAAGCGCTCGGCCGCGTCTGCTCGCTGTTCCTCCGGTACGGGGACCACGGCGAGAAGGTGGAGCTGCTGATCAAGCATCTCAAGGGCATCGGCGGCTCCGGCGCCATCGGCTTCGGCGCGAACCGCGTCGAGTCCATCGCCGATGCGGTGGCGAAGGCGCTTGAGACCCATGTGCAGAACAATGCACATGAGGAGCATGTATCCGCTCCGATCGCGGCCACGCTCGCGGTCGAAGATTTCGAGAGCGCGCTGAACGCGGAGCTTCAGGCCAGCGGCGCTTCGGCAGCAACAGCAGCGGCTGACCATGGCCACGGAGGCCATGTGCACAGCCACTCCTCCAGCGAGTCCCGCGACCTGTGCCCGTCCTGCGGCTCCGCCTCGCTGATCAACATCGAGGGCTGCAAAACATGCAGCAACTGCGGATACAGCCGCTGCGGGTGA
- a CDS encoding serine hydrolase domain-containing protein — protein sequence MLISCLLLASCDDGNNAPVETQNTAETQSTPGKLNTYEPAAAMDSPSNEALITYEATRNAAKEKADLLTTTYDTNSVQYALIDHGNIVVSGQSGKNDEQEQRPLTKDTMYGIGSTSKIFTTVAVMQLVDQGKIDLDTPVVQYIPDFTMKDERYKQITPRMLLNHSSGLNGSSFTDAFLFEDNDTYAHDTLLKQLAGQTLKADPGAYSVYSNDGFTLAEILVEKVSGMDFTSYIHRYITEPLGMVNTKTPLDSPDTAKMAGLYYPTYTGQLPGETVNVIGAGGIYSTAEDLARFSTIFTGEAGEVLGGKSAAATAQDEYKTSLWPDDADNSIGYGLGWDSVDLYPFSEYGIKALTKGGDTFLYHASLVVLPEQDMAAAVVTSGGSSTVDQLLANEILLQALKEKGTIAEIKPEKSYGAPVKADMPESLLKYSGIYGATGTTMNIKISEGGVMTITSEQSPDNPAEIYEYSADGTFRSAKGDGMISFVTEENGRTYEWLRQYASFTGLGQVAISMYNAEKLQPQDLPAETQEAWMQRDGKKYYLLTEKYTSIDYLTIPIITQLNVSKQLPGYVLDKRITSPNSAVSELQIPGANGRDLSSLTFFTQDGVEYLNVGGFILVNEDAVKPFNFTKKSTVTIPPSGYARWYTISEKDGGKVIKVNMSSRSWMNFR from the coding sequence GTGTTAATTTCGTGTCTGCTGCTAGCCTCCTGCGACGACGGCAACAATGCACCGGTAGAGACGCAGAACACAGCAGAGACGCAGAGCACACCAGGGAAGCTGAATACATATGAGCCAGCGGCGGCAATGGACTCCCCCTCGAACGAGGCGTTAATTACCTACGAAGCAACCAGGAATGCTGCAAAGGAGAAAGCCGATCTCCTCACGACAACTTACGATACAAACAGCGTGCAATACGCTCTTATCGATCATGGCAACATCGTCGTATCCGGCCAATCCGGCAAGAACGATGAGCAGGAACAGAGGCCGCTCACGAAAGACACGATGTATGGGATCGGCTCGACGAGTAAAATCTTTACCACGGTTGCCGTCATGCAGTTGGTCGATCAAGGAAAAATTGATCTCGATACGCCGGTTGTCCAGTATATCCCCGATTTTACGATGAAGGATGAACGCTACAAGCAGATTACACCGCGTATGCTGCTGAATCATTCTTCAGGTCTGAACGGATCGTCGTTTACGGACGCCTTTTTATTCGAAGATAACGATACTTACGCCCACGACACACTGCTGAAGCAACTGGCCGGACAGACGTTGAAGGCGGACCCGGGTGCTTATTCGGTTTACAGCAATGACGGATTTACGTTGGCCGAGATTCTGGTCGAGAAGGTCAGCGGCATGGACTTTACCTCTTATATCCATCGATATATTACGGAACCTCTAGGTATGGTCAATACGAAGACGCCACTCGATTCTCCGGACACAGCGAAGATGGCGGGACTCTATTATCCAACCTATACAGGACAACTTCCTGGCGAGACGGTCAACGTGATTGGAGCGGGAGGCATTTATTCCACGGCGGAAGATTTGGCTCGGTTCTCAACCATTTTTACGGGGGAAGCGGGAGAAGTATTGGGCGGCAAATCGGCTGCGGCTACCGCACAAGACGAGTACAAGACATCTTTGTGGCCTGACGATGCGGACAACTCAATCGGATACGGTCTCGGCTGGGACAGCGTCGATCTATATCCCTTCAGCGAATACGGAATAAAGGCATTGACCAAAGGCGGGGACACGTTTCTCTATCACGCTTCGCTCGTTGTGCTTCCCGAACAGGACATGGCGGCTGCTGTTGTCACTTCCGGCGGGAGCAGCACAGTCGATCAGCTTCTGGCGAATGAAATCCTGCTTCAGGCGCTGAAGGAGAAAGGGACAATTGCTGAAATCAAGCCTGAGAAGTCATACGGTGCGCCGGTAAAAGCTGATATGCCAGAATCCCTGCTGAAGTATTCGGGAATCTATGGCGCGACAGGAACAACGATGAACATCAAAATATCCGAAGGCGGCGTCATGACCATCACTTCGGAGCAATCGCCCGATAATCCAGCCGAGATCTACGAGTATTCGGCAGACGGGACGTTCCGGAGTGCGAAGGGGGATGGGATGATCAGCTTCGTGACGGAGGAGAACGGCCGCACCTACGAATGGCTTCGTCAATACGCTTCGTTCACGGGTCTTGGGCAGGTGGCTATATCCATGTACAACGCTGAGAAGCTCCAGCCCCAAGATCTTCCGGCGGAGACCCAGGAAGCATGGATGCAGCGCGACGGGAAGAAGTATTATCTGTTAACTGAGAAGTATACTTCGATTGATTATTTGACAATACCGATAATCACCCAATTGAATGTGTCAAAACAATTGCCAGGGTACGTTTTGGATAAACGAATAACCAGCCCGAATTCAGCTGTCTCCGAATTGCAAATTCCGGGAGCGAACGGGCGGGATCTCTCAAGTCTTACGTTCTTTACACAAGACGGCGTTGAGTACTTGAATGTTGGTGGATTCATCTTAGTGAACGAGGACGCCGTGAAGCCTTTTAACTTCACTAAGAAGTCAACCGTTACGATTCCGCCCAGCGGATACGCCAGGTGGTATACGATAAGCGAAAAAGACGGGGGCAAAGTCATTAAGGTAAATATGTCCTCGCGAAGTTGGATGAATTTCAGGTAA
- a CDS encoding DEAD/DEAH box helicase has product MKQDLRIITGPAPGRVPEPQLPVPLNFDRSWLDDLKAGLQKGGPWGELRLARLAVEGEASGLIESFEELQCMKHLPSLSPLPHQLDTARRVLFQMSGRAILADEVGLGKTIEAGLVLKEYLVRGLVRRVLILVPASLVLQWVRELNTKFGISAVAQKKAYSWDNDIVVASMDTAKRPPHKERLIQDEYDMLIIDEAHKLKNKKTTNYQFVQQLRKKYCLLLTATPVQNDLGELFNLITLLKPGQLGNQGDFAANFVVDKRVAKNEEQLRGELSKVMIRNRRGEGPVSFTKRKVRNVSLTLSPEEQTLYDGVTAFVKDQYEESGGNLSSMLSLVTLQREVCSSRDAVFVTLVNLIKKLPEDSPRRERMIGLLQQIRSVKANTKAEKTIELVKDMNEKVIVFTEYRATQEYLLGYFRSHGLQAVPYSGGMNRGKKDWMMDLFRGRAQVMIATEAGGEGINLQFCHHMVNFDLPWNPMRVEQRIGRVHRLGQQNDVHIHNLSTAGTIEEHILHLLHEKINLFESVIGGLDTILERFEKKESLEKSLYKVMLEAGSDDELRRRVGSIGQTLADLKDGIQDESGAAT; this is encoded by the coding sequence ATGAAGCAAGATCTCCGCATCATAACCGGCCCGGCTCCCGGTCGAGTCCCCGAGCCGCAGCTTCCCGTCCCATTGAACTTCGACCGGAGCTGGCTTGACGATCTGAAGGCAGGTCTGCAAAAAGGCGGACCCTGGGGCGAGCTGCGTCTCGCCCGTCTCGCCGTCGAAGGCGAAGCGTCCGGCCTGATTGAGAGCTTCGAAGAGCTGCAGTGCATGAAGCATCTGCCCTCACTGTCGCCGCTTCCCCATCAGCTGGACACCGCCCGCCGGGTGCTGTTTCAGATGTCGGGACGCGCCATTCTGGCGGACGAAGTCGGTCTAGGCAAGACGATCGAAGCGGGCCTTGTGCTGAAAGAGTACCTGGTCCGCGGGCTGGTCAGAAGAGTGCTGATCCTCGTCCCGGCATCCCTGGTGCTGCAATGGGTGCGCGAGCTGAACACCAAATTCGGCATTTCGGCCGTTGCCCAGAAGAAAGCCTATTCCTGGGACAACGATATCGTGGTCGCGTCCATGGACACGGCCAAAAGGCCTCCCCATAAGGAGCGCCTGATCCAGGACGAATATGACATGCTTATCATCGACGAAGCCCATAAGCTCAAGAACAAGAAGACAACCAACTACCAGTTCGTTCAGCAGCTTCGTAAAAAATACTGCCTTCTGCTCACCGCCACACCCGTGCAGAACGATCTCGGCGAGCTGTTCAACCTCATTACGCTGCTGAAGCCGGGACAGCTCGGCAACCAGGGTGATTTTGCCGCCAATTTCGTGGTAGATAAGCGCGTGGCAAAGAATGAGGAGCAGCTACGCGGCGAGCTGTCGAAGGTCATGATCCGCAACCGCCGGGGCGAAGGGCCGGTGTCTTTTACGAAGCGGAAGGTTCGAAACGTCTCGCTTACTCTATCGCCCGAAGAACAAACATTATATGACGGCGTCACAGCTTTTGTCAAAGACCAGTATGAGGAGTCCGGGGGCAACTTAAGCAGCATGCTGTCGCTCGTCACTCTGCAGCGCGAGGTGTGCAGCAGCCGGGACGCCGTCTTTGTCACCCTGGTCAATTTGATTAAAAAGCTGCCGGAAGACTCCCCGCGCCGTGAACGGATGATCGGGCTGCTTCAGCAGATCCGGTCCGTGAAAGCGAATACGAAGGCGGAGAAGACGATTGAACTGGTCAAGGATATGAACGAGAAGGTAATCGTCTTCACCGAGTACCGGGCGACTCAGGAGTATTTGCTCGGATATTTCCGCAGCCACGGGCTGCAGGCCGTCCCCTACTCGGGCGGAATGAACCGCGGCAAGAAGGACTGGATGATGGATCTGTTCCGGGGCCGCGCCCAGGTTATGATCGCCACCGAAGCGGGCGGCGAAGGCATCAACCTGCAGTTCTGCCACCACATGGTCAATTTCGATCTGCCTTGGAACCCGATGCGGGTGGAGCAGCGGATCGGCCGGGTTCACCGGCTCGGCCAGCAGAACGACGTTCATATTCACAACCTGTCGACAGCCGGAACGATCGAGGAGCATATTCTGCATCTGCTGCATGAGAAAATCAATCTGTTCGAGAGCGTCATCGGCGGACTCGACACGATTCTCGAACGGTTCGAGAAGAAAGAATCGCTGGAGAAGAGTCTGTACAAAGTCATGCTCGAGGCTGGAAGCGACGACGAGCTGCGCCGCAGGGTCGGCAGCATCGGCCAGACCTTGGCCGACCTGAAGGACGGCATTCAGGATGAAAGCGGGGCGGCGACATGA